A window from Chitinivibrio alkaliphilus ACht1 encodes these proteins:
- a CDS encoding integrase core domain-containing protein → MKDEDIGVVQQRAKELFLGEQPRYISDNGKQFTSREFKHFIEENDLTHVTTSPYYPQSNGKLERYHKSIKSECIRVKCPLSLEEAKKVIGGYVKHYNEERLHSAIEYVTPKTKLEGREREIITKRDRKLEK, encoded by the coding sequence ATGAAAGATGAGGACATTGGAGTTGTTCAGCAACGTGCCAAAGAGCTCTTTCTGGGGGAACAGCCGCGGTATATCAGCGATAATGGTAAACAGTTTACCAGTCGTGAGTTTAAGCATTTTATCGAGGAAAATGATCTCACTCATGTTACTACCTCCCCGTATTACCCTCAGAGCAACGGAAAGCTTGAGCGGTATCATAAAAGCATTAAATCAGAATGCATTAGGGTAAAATGCCCCTTATCATTGGAAGAGGCAAAGAAGGTGATTGGAGGATATGTTAAACATTACAATGAAGAGCGACTTCACAGTGCCATCGAATACGTTACACCAAAGACAAAGCTGGAAGGAAGGGAGCGGGAAATTATTACGAAACGAGATAGAAAACTTGAAAAAAG